One window of Acidobacteriaceae bacterium genomic DNA carries:
- a CDS encoding peroxiredoxin-like family protein: MADSLQSQLDAITAQTRTLVQPERLAITEQAIHDLLATGIESRILPVGAQAPSFTLPDALTGKPVRSADLLALGPVIINFFRGRWCPYCVTELEAWEAAYPKVRGRGALLVAISPQLPRQNDFTVQQHSLTFPVLSDAGCRVAEMFGVAYTVPEVMRQHLRSIMINIPFVHGDQGEATWRLPVPATFVLKPNADGQATIAFAEAHADHRVRPDPTDVLAAL; the protein is encoded by the coding sequence GTGGCAGATTCTCTTCAATCACAGCTTGACGCTATCACCGCGCAGACGCGCACGCTTGTGCAGCCGGAACGGCTCGCCATTACCGAGCAGGCGATTCACGATCTGCTTGCGACCGGGATTGAATCGCGCATTCTTCCTGTCGGTGCGCAGGCGCCCTCGTTCACACTGCCCGATGCACTCACCGGCAAGCCGGTACGGTCAGCGGATTTGCTTGCGCTGGGGCCGGTGATCATCAACTTCTTTCGCGGACGTTGGTGTCCGTACTGTGTAACAGAGCTGGAAGCGTGGGAGGCTGCGTACCCGAAGGTGCGCGGACGCGGCGCGCTGCTGGTTGCGATCTCGCCGCAGTTGCCGCGCCAAAACGACTTCACGGTACAACAGCACTCGCTCACATTTCCGGTGCTGTCGGATGCCGGATGCCGTGTGGCCGAGATGTTTGGAGTGGCGTACACGGTGCCCGAAGTGATGCGGCAGCATCTGCGATCGATCATGATCAACATTCCGTTTGTTCATGGCGATCAGGGGGAGGCGACGTGGCGTCTGCCGGTTCCGGCGACGTTCGTGCTGAAGCCGAATGCAGATGGGCAGGCGACGATTGCGTTTGCAGAGGCACATGCAGACCACCGCGTGCGGCCGGATCCGACGGACGTGCTGGCGGCGCTGTAG
- a CDS encoding sugar phosphate isomerase/epimerase yields the protein MTNSLERRTFLSLTAMAAAAAAVPRAFAKTAQPGAAAGNPPVRIGMCSYTFRSFDRAQLIGFLKQLNISTINLKDVKDHLPSTSAADEQKALDDYKAAGITPTAVGTVYFPKDEDEDIRSKFEYAKRAGVKVIVAGDPAPQVLPRIERFVKEYDIAIGVHNHGPEDKIWKSPLDVLKAVQGMDVRMGCCIDVGHTMRAGVDPVDAIRAAGPRLHDVHMKDLAERNVKESQVAVGRGLMPVREIFAELAKMRYPGYVDLEYEIHGDDPMPGVTESIAYERRVLAGMGWKS from the coding sequence ATGACCAATTCACTCGAACGGCGCACCTTCCTCTCGCTCACTGCAATGGCGGCTGCAGCCGCCGCGGTGCCGCGCGCATTCGCCAAAACCGCACAACCCGGCGCGGCCGCGGGAAATCCGCCCGTCCGCATTGGGATGTGCAGCTACACCTTCCGAAGCTTCGATCGCGCCCAGCTCATCGGATTTCTCAAACAGCTCAATATTTCCACGATCAACCTCAAGGACGTGAAGGACCATCTGCCATCGACCTCCGCCGCCGACGAGCAGAAGGCGCTCGATGACTACAAGGCCGCGGGCATCACTCCCACCGCGGTCGGCACCGTCTACTTCCCCAAGGACGAAGACGAAGACATCCGCTCGAAGTTCGAATACGCCAAGCGTGCCGGCGTGAAGGTGATTGTCGCGGGCGACCCAGCCCCGCAGGTACTTCCTCGCATCGAGCGCTTCGTCAAGGAATACGACATCGCGATTGGCGTGCACAATCACGGACCCGAAGACAAAATCTGGAAGTCACCACTCGACGTGCTCAAGGCGGTGCAGGGTATGGACGTTCGCATGGGCTGCTGCATCGATGTCGGCCATACGATGCGCGCCGGCGTTGACCCGGTTGACGCGATTCGCGCTGCAGGCCCGCGCCTGCATGACGTCCACATGAAAGATCTTGCCGAGCGCAACGTCAAGGAATCGCAGGTGGCCGTCGGCCGCGGGCTCATGCCCGTCCGCGAAATTTTCGCCGAGCTCGCAAAGATGCGTTATCCCGGCTACGTCGACCTCGAGTATGAAATTCACGGCGACGATCCGATGCCCGGCGTCACTGAGAGCATCGCGTACGAGCGCCGCGTGTTGGCAGGCATGGGGTGGAAGAGCTAG
- a CDS encoding response regulator transcription factor: MVRILIADDHVLVLEALCAILAKEYEIAGTAKNGRETVQKAVQLKPDMVIMDVSMPELNGIEAMRQIKASGCPAKIIFVTQQLESAYIRAAFDAGAMGYVAKQSASSELLLAARMAISGRYYVTPLATPKAGFDKGARVSRVNPAEMFGAGLTTRQREVLQLVAEGKTTKEVALTLKISPKTVEFHRNAIMDQLGLRTTAELTRYALSHGIIQ; this comes from the coding sequence ATGGTGCGCATCCTCATTGCGGACGATCACGTCCTGGTGCTGGAGGCGCTGTGCGCGATTCTGGCAAAAGAGTACGAGATTGCAGGGACGGCAAAGAACGGACGCGAGACGGTCCAGAAGGCCGTTCAGTTGAAGCCGGACATGGTGATTATGGATGTGTCGATGCCCGAGCTCAACGGGATCGAAGCCATGAGGCAGATTAAGGCCTCGGGATGTCCGGCGAAGATCATTTTTGTGACGCAGCAGTTGGAGTCGGCGTACATTCGCGCGGCATTTGACGCGGGTGCGATGGGGTACGTGGCGAAGCAGTCGGCGTCGTCAGAGCTTCTGCTGGCGGCGAGGATGGCGATTTCAGGGAGATACTATGTGACTCCGCTGGCGACGCCGAAGGCCGGCTTCGACAAGGGTGCGCGAGTGTCGCGAGTGAATCCGGCGGAGATGTTCGGTGCAGGACTGACGACGAGGCAGCGGGAGGTTCTGCAGCTGGTGGCGGAAGGGAAGACGACGAAGGAAGTGGCGCTGACGCTGAAGATCTCGCCGAAGACGGTGGAGTTTCACCGCAACGCGATTATGGATCAGCTCGGTCTGCGCACGACGGCGGAGCTGACGCGCTATGCGCTGTCACACGGGATTATCCAGTAA
- a CDS encoding group III truncated hemoglobin, translating into MQNEQSISPEEINNLVDRFYAKVQLDPEIGPIFNAAVDDWPAHLSLLKDFWCTVLLTERRYKGDPLAKHLELSLAPQHFARWLALFEETAREVMEPHHAEIVVAKSHRIAANFKAAIAYKQGEKQALPIFRAPVPSKH; encoded by the coding sequence ATGCAGAATGAGCAGTCCATTTCACCCGAAGAGATCAACAATTTAGTGGACCGCTTCTACGCAAAGGTGCAGCTCGATCCCGAAATCGGTCCCATCTTCAATGCCGCCGTCGACGACTGGCCCGCACATCTCAGCCTGCTCAAGGACTTCTGGTGCACCGTCCTGCTCACCGAGCGCCGCTACAAGGGCGACCCCCTCGCCAAGCACCTGGAGCTATCCCTCGCCCCCCAACACTTTGCCCGGTGGCTGGCCCTCTTCGAGGAGACCGCGCGCGAAGTAATGGAGCCCCACCACGCCGAGATCGTCGTCGCGAAATCCCACCGGATTGCCGCAAACTTCAAGGCTGCCATCGCCTACAAGCAAGGCGAAAAGCAGGCTCTTCCCATCTTCCGCGCACCTGTGCCCTCAAAGCACTAG
- a CDS encoding CheR family methyltransferase — protein sequence MSPETELPDDSQAEAGALAAAAALEEKASESDQTPPGEIAEAELGASLPDLSVESTGQANQAPALPYPVVGFGASAGGLTAFREVLENLNPDTGMAFVLVTHMAPDHRSYLTEILERYTRIPVRAVVHGERPEPNHLYVMQPEQRLQLRAGAFYVEERTSGRGPHVIDTFFRSLAADQKNHAIGVVLSGADSDGASGLKAIKGEGGIALVQSPGSAAQPGMPRSSIAADHVDLVVPPAELGVELGRLAAQFSRPELRSLESGVVPPSDEYSFQKILQLLRSVSGLDLRQYKPETLRRRMIRRLVLLRKESLAEYFRFLQVRPDELRLLQEDLLISVTRFFRDSGFWESLRQNVFPALLRDRPADSPVRVWCAGCSSGEEAYSLAITLIEYMSLNSLDIPLQIFGTDASDQSIDAARLAVYPETLADEISQERLRRFFVKVERGYQVSKRVRDTCIFARQILCNDPPFSHIDILSCRNVMIYFDQALQRQVMVTFHYALEPGGYMLLGMSEGLRDYSDLFSTVDRKNRIYMKSGAALPHIADLPRSYAISQLPGVPRPTGLNLQAESNLWPELELQRAADRIVLARFGPAGLIVDEEMNVRQSRGHTAPYLELTPGGVSWNLLRVLKDGVATEARNAVQRAIRENVPITATSTLMDKEKGQQTIHIEVLPITSAIERPRCFLVLFQPEQQTDQVKPNEQVIASNLTTDEKERLIAQLRQDLTSTRFHLQSLVEERDARNQELVSVNEEIQSANEELQSTNEELETTKEELQSANEELQTVNEELLQRNNVLMQTGNDLTNLLNSVNIPLLMLTNELHIRLFTPPMQRLLSVRSADVGRSISEIRFQLSIDDLEPILREVLETLGTRELEVQDREGRWYLLRVRPYRTAENKIEGLVVVFLDVDQLRSSQQHLLQAHHFTSAVVEGVPVPIVVLDENCAIQTANNAFRELSQMDANELEGRSLPDLVKLLWGIESMGEQLQRLLDDPTATLEFEHDSQTARRKTVVVKGQVVRTNGRKVLLLVMEDITLRREAELEISKQKEALEYEMERAAFTLNRTKEQLRGLTSHLFHVQEEERQRVARELHDDVSQRLSFLDMLLSGVSASVDSPDFSEKLQSARTELQGLNTDVRELSHRLHPKVLKDLGLAAALRALVEEFDRREGMPATFSSRNIPKSMPDEASTAIYRITQEALRNVAKHAGRTHVKVGLQSVDHSLKLTVRDFGVGFDADAAESPDGLGLISMQERARIAGGSFAVDSELGAGTTINVVVPLE from the coding sequence ATGTCCCCCGAAACAGAGCTTCCGGACGATTCACAGGCGGAGGCTGGGGCTCTGGCGGCGGCGGCGGCCCTGGAAGAGAAGGCCAGCGAGTCCGATCAGACACCTCCTGGCGAAATCGCAGAGGCGGAGCTCGGCGCGAGCTTGCCAGATCTTTCAGTTGAGTCGACCGGCCAGGCGAACCAGGCGCCCGCTTTGCCGTATCCGGTTGTGGGATTTGGGGCCTCGGCGGGAGGGCTGACCGCGTTCCGCGAGGTTCTGGAGAATCTGAACCCAGACACGGGAATGGCTTTTGTCCTGGTGACCCATATGGCTCCGGATCACAGGAGCTATCTGACGGAGATTCTTGAGAGATATACGCGGATCCCGGTGAGAGCCGTGGTGCACGGTGAGAGGCCGGAGCCGAACCATCTGTATGTAATGCAGCCGGAGCAGAGGTTACAGCTTCGAGCCGGGGCGTTTTATGTCGAGGAGCGGACCTCGGGCCGCGGCCCGCACGTCATTGACACCTTCTTCCGTTCTCTTGCGGCCGACCAGAAGAATCATGCGATCGGGGTTGTGCTTTCGGGAGCGGATTCGGACGGTGCATCCGGCCTGAAGGCGATTAAAGGAGAGGGCGGGATTGCGCTGGTACAAAGCCCGGGAAGCGCAGCGCAGCCCGGGATGCCGCGGAGCTCGATCGCGGCCGATCATGTGGACCTGGTGGTTCCACCGGCCGAGCTTGGAGTGGAACTCGGCAGGCTTGCGGCTCAGTTTTCACGCCCCGAGCTGCGGTCGCTGGAGAGTGGGGTTGTCCCACCGTCCGACGAATATTCGTTCCAGAAAATCCTGCAGTTGTTACGGAGCGTTTCGGGACTGGACTTGCGGCAGTACAAACCGGAGACGCTGCGCCGGCGGATGATCCGACGCCTGGTGCTGCTGCGCAAAGAGAGTCTGGCGGAATATTTCAGATTTCTGCAGGTTCGTCCGGATGAGCTGCGGTTGCTGCAGGAGGACCTGCTCATCAGCGTGACACGCTTTTTCCGGGACTCCGGATTCTGGGAGTCGCTGCGGCAGAATGTGTTCCCGGCACTGCTGCGGGATCGACCGGCGGACAGCCCGGTGCGCGTATGGTGCGCAGGGTGCTCGTCCGGGGAAGAGGCATATTCGCTGGCAATCACGCTGATCGAATACATGTCGTTGAACAGTCTGGACATTCCTCTCCAGATCTTCGGCACGGATGCGAGCGATCAGTCGATCGATGCCGCCAGGCTGGCTGTGTATCCGGAGACGCTGGCCGACGAGATTTCGCAGGAGCGGCTGCGGCGCTTCTTTGTGAAGGTGGAGCGCGGATACCAGGTGTCAAAACGTGTGCGCGACACGTGCATCTTCGCCAGACAGATTCTTTGCAATGACCCGCCGTTCTCGCACATCGACATTCTGAGCTGCCGGAACGTGATGATCTATTTCGACCAGGCGCTGCAGCGACAGGTCATGGTCACGTTTCACTATGCGCTGGAACCCGGCGGGTACATGCTGCTGGGCATGTCAGAGGGATTAAGAGATTACAGCGACCTCTTCAGCACGGTAGACCGGAAAAACAGGATCTACATGAAGTCCGGCGCGGCTCTGCCGCACATCGCCGATCTGCCGCGCAGCTATGCGATATCGCAGTTGCCGGGGGTGCCGCGTCCGACCGGCCTGAATCTGCAGGCGGAGAGCAACCTGTGGCCTGAGCTTGAGCTGCAGCGCGCGGCGGACCGAATTGTGCTGGCGCGCTTCGGACCGGCGGGATTGATCGTCGATGAAGAGATGAACGTGCGGCAGTCGCGCGGACATACGGCACCTTACCTGGAGCTGACGCCCGGTGGCGTGAGCTGGAACCTGCTTCGCGTGTTGAAGGACGGCGTCGCCACCGAAGCGCGAAACGCGGTTCAGCGCGCCATACGGGAGAACGTGCCGATCACAGCGACGTCAACCCTGATGGACAAAGAGAAGGGCCAGCAGACCATTCATATCGAGGTTCTGCCGATAACGAGCGCCATCGAGCGCCCGCGCTGCTTCCTGGTCCTGTTTCAGCCGGAGCAGCAGACCGATCAGGTTAAGCCGAATGAACAGGTGATTGCGTCGAACCTGACAACGGATGAAAAAGAGCGTCTGATTGCGCAGCTGCGGCAGGACCTGACCTCGACACGCTTCCACCTGCAGTCACTGGTTGAAGAGCGCGATGCGCGGAACCAGGAGCTGGTGTCTGTAAACGAGGAGATCCAATCCGCGAACGAGGAACTGCAGAGCACAAACGAGGAGCTGGAGACGACGAAGGAGGAGCTGCAGTCCGCGAATGAGGAGCTGCAGACGGTCAACGAAGAGCTACTGCAGCGGAACAATGTTCTTATGCAGACGGGGAACGATCTGACGAACCTGCTGAACAGCGTGAACATTCCGTTGCTGATGCTCACGAACGAACTTCACATTCGGCTATTTACGCCACCGATGCAGCGGCTGCTGAGCGTTCGATCCGCAGACGTAGGGCGGTCGATCAGCGAGATACGGTTCCAACTGAGCATCGACGATTTGGAGCCGATCCTGCGCGAGGTGCTGGAGACGCTGGGAACGCGCGAGCTGGAGGTGCAGGACAGGGAAGGGCGGTGGTACCTGCTGCGGGTTCGGCCGTACCGGACGGCAGAAAACAAGATCGAGGGCCTGGTCGTCGTCTTTTTGGATGTCGATCAGCTACGCAGCAGCCAACAGCATCTTCTGCAAGCTCATCACTTCACGAGCGCAGTGGTTGAAGGCGTCCCCGTGCCGATCGTCGTACTGGACGAGAACTGTGCCATCCAGACAGCAAACAACGCGTTTCGCGAGCTGTCACAGATGGACGCGAATGAGCTGGAGGGAAGATCGCTTCCGGATCTTGTGAAGCTGTTGTGGGGGATTGAGTCGATGGGCGAGCAGTTGCAAAGGCTGCTGGATGATCCAACGGCAACGCTCGAGTTTGAGCATGATTCCCAGACAGCACGAAGGAAGACCGTGGTGGTGAAGGGGCAGGTTGTACGAACAAACGGGAGGAAGGTGCTTCTGCTGGTGATGGAGGACATTACGCTGCGCCGTGAGGCGGAGCTGGAGATCTCGAAGCAGAAAGAGGCGCTGGAATACGAGATGGAAAGAGCAGCCTTTACGCTGAACCGGACAAAAGAGCAGTTACGCGGGCTGACGAGCCATTTGTTTCACGTGCAGGAAGAGGAGCGCCAGCGTGTGGCACGCGAGCTGCATGACGACGTGAGTCAACGCCTGAGTTTTCTGGACATGCTGCTGTCGGGCGTGAGCGCTTCGGTGGATTCGCCGGACTTTTCGGAGAAGCTGCAGTCGGCGAGGACGGAACTGCAAGGACTGAATACGGATGTTCGCGAACTTTCTCATCGGCTGCACCCGAAGGTGCTGAAGGACCTTGGCCTGGCGGCTGCGCTCCGCGCATTAGTGGAGGAGTTTGACCGGCGAGAGGGAATGCCCGCTACGTTTTCTTCGCGCAACATCCCGAAGAGCATGCCGGACGAGGCTTCCACGGCGATCTATCGAATTACGCAGGAGGCGCTGCGGAATGTAGCGAAGCATGCAGGCAGGACGCATGTGAAGGTGGGCCTTCAAAGCGTGGATCACAGTTTGAAGCTTACGGTAAGGGACTTCGGTGTGGGCTTCGATGCAGACGCCGCAGAAAGTCCGGATGGCCTGGGCCTGATCAGCATGCAGGAACGCGCGCGAATCGCGGGGGGATCGTTTGCTGTCGACTCCGAGCTTGGCGCAGGAACGACGATCAATGTAGTGGTTCCACTGGAATAG
- a CDS encoding DUF4147 domain-containing protein, protein MEELAQSRDPQHSGAARREMLRTIFQETLDAIDVRKVLARAVSCRQGVLRVTDLRYRLADFDRVLVISIGKAGVPCAEILLGALAGNEISVEAIVVGPNEMGEFSCPIRRWQGSHPFPDASAREAAQYILTALKNTTARDLVLFLISGGASAMLELPLDATLTGEEIAAFYRALVNSGLTIAGMNTLRKHLSAVKGGRLAEAAADATKCTLLISDVREGREDVIGSGPSLPDSSTREDCFELMRRPELRDKVPDRVRSFLESAELAETPKAGAACFARADFRVLLSTETMLLAAANACRGRGFHVVINNMCDDWEYRAAANYLLDRLRDLSAEYPRVALISGGEVLVSVGENAGIGGRNQQFALYCATKLDTIPAQTAVLSAGSDGIDGSSPAAGAVVDSHMMSGAQQQIKEALDRFDSYPLLAQLGATIVTGPTGNNVRDLRILIAER, encoded by the coding sequence GTGGAAGAGCTAGCGCAGTCGCGTGACCCGCAGCACAGCGGCGCCGCGCGGCGCGAGATGCTCCGCACGATCTTTCAAGAGACGCTCGACGCGATCGATGTCCGCAAGGTTCTGGCTCGCGCGGTAAGCTGCCGGCAAGGTGTGCTTCGCGTCACCGACCTGCGCTACCGCCTGGCGGACTTCGATCGCGTTCTTGTCATCTCTATCGGAAAGGCTGGGGTGCCATGCGCTGAGATACTGCTCGGCGCACTCGCAGGAAACGAAATTTCGGTCGAGGCGATTGTGGTTGGGCCAAACGAGATGGGCGAATTCTCTTGCCCCATTCGCCGGTGGCAGGGAAGTCATCCTTTCCCCGACGCGAGTGCACGCGAAGCGGCGCAGTACATCCTGACGGCGCTGAAGAACACCACCGCACGCGATCTGGTCCTCTTCCTGATCAGTGGCGGTGCCTCTGCAATGTTGGAGCTGCCGCTTGACGCAACTCTCACTGGCGAGGAAATCGCCGCGTTTTATCGCGCACTGGTCAACTCCGGTTTGACCATCGCCGGGATGAACACGCTTCGCAAGCATCTCTCTGCAGTCAAGGGAGGCAGGCTCGCCGAGGCCGCGGCGGACGCTACGAAGTGCACGCTGCTCATCTCCGATGTTCGCGAGGGCAGGGAAGACGTAATCGGATCGGGCCCTTCGCTGCCTGACTCATCCACCCGTGAGGACTGCTTCGAGCTCATGCGCAGGCCAGAGTTGCGGGATAAGGTGCCCGATCGCGTTCGCTCCTTCCTGGAAAGCGCGGAGCTGGCTGAGACGCCGAAGGCGGGGGCTGCGTGCTTTGCGCGCGCGGATTTCCGCGTCCTGCTCTCGACGGAAACGATGCTCCTCGCTGCTGCAAACGCGTGCCGCGGGCGCGGATTTCACGTCGTGATCAATAACATGTGCGATGACTGGGAATACCGAGCAGCCGCCAACTACCTGCTGGACCGGCTTCGCGATCTTAGCGCCGAGTACCCGCGCGTGGCTCTGATTTCAGGTGGCGAGGTGCTCGTCAGCGTCGGCGAGAATGCGGGCATCGGGGGGCGCAATCAACAGTTCGCGCTCTATTGCGCTACGAAGCTGGACACCATTCCCGCTCAAACGGCTGTGCTCAGCGCGGGTAGTGATGGGATTGATGGGAGCAGTCCCGCGGCGGGGGCTGTGGTCGACTCTCACATGATGAGTGGCGCGCAGCAGCAGATCAAGGAAGCTCTCGACCGATTCGACAGTTATCCGCTTCTCGCGCAGCTTGGCGCCACGATTGTGACCGGACCTACGGGAAACAACGTACGCGATCTGCGGATCCTGATTGCGGAGCGCTAG